The Entomobacter blattae nucleotide sequence ATCCATAGCTGGCGGGGTAAGAGCACAGCGCAGAATTTTCAGACAAGAAATCCTACGCCGCATGAAGGAGGGTAGAGATGATCAGTAAATCAGCAATGAAGCGGTGGAATGAAGATTTAAATAATCACCTTGGGCTATATGTCAAGGCGCATTTAAATGTATACGCCCCAAGACCCGAAAAGCCGGATCAAGAAGAAAAACCGAGTTGGTATAAATACCCCGTTGATCGTCTGGAAGAAGCCAAAAACAACCTAAATAACCACATAAAACACCTCACCTACTGGCTGGAAGAGGGAGAAAGCGATGAGTGAAACGATAGAACGCTACCTTACTCCTAAAATGGTTGCAGAACGCCTTAACTGCACTCCTGAAACCGTGCGCAAGGCAATACGAGATGGCAAACTGAAAGCGCATAGGCTTGGGCCAAAGTTTATCCGTGTTTCGCCTCATGACCTGAACATTTTTATGCAAAACTATATATGTCAGACAAACAGCCAGAACTCAAGCTCTACCGTGGAAAATGGTATATCACATGGTATGAAAACAACAGCCGTAAGAGGCTTTCAACAGGAACGCCAGATAAGAAAACTGCATTCCAGGCATTAACTGATTTTGTTAAAAACTATAATGATAAACCTACCGAGTTTACTGTATCTCACGCTCTAGAACGTTATATTAATGCCAGAAAAGGCAAGGTTATGGCATTGTCTAGAATTCAGGAAGCCTCAATCAGGATCATTGAAATTATAGGGGACCTACGCATTGATCAAATCAACCAAAATACGTGGGATTATTATTCGTCAAAACGATTTGTAAGGCCTGGTAGGATAAAGGGAAATAAAGCCGATATACAAATACCTGTTTCAAGCGGCACATTGAGGCGTGAATTCAATGTATTGAAAGCCGCGCTAAACCTCGCTGTAAAAGAAAATTTCTTACAAAAACTCCCTCCCCTACAGCCCCCTTCTGAAACTGCACCAAGAAACCGATACCTGACAA carries:
- a CDS encoding tyrosine-type recombinase/integrase, translated to MSDKQPELKLYRGKWYITWYENNSRKRLSTGTPDKKTAFQALTDFVKNYNDKPTEFTVSHALERYINARKGKVMALSRIQEASIRIIEIIGDLRIDQINQNTWDYYSSKRFVRPGRIKGNKADIQIPVSSGTLRREFNVLKAALNLAVKENFLQKLPPLQPPSETAPRNRYLTKEEARKLLDACTTHHIKVFLSLAFYTGSRKGAILALTWDRVDFKNGMLDFQEPGRQLTAKRRAIVPIHENLLIILKEAYQYSTCNYVVEYNSRKVSSGIRWPFQKLCKKAELDWIPTPHHIKHSVASWMAMDGVPIDQAADWLATDPKTLRKVYRKFDPTYLRKFTKALDI